The Mycobacterium paragordonae genome includes a region encoding these proteins:
- the eccD gene encoding type VII secretion integral membrane protein EccD has product MPIVRVAILADSRLTEMALPTELPLREILPAVQRLVVPTAGNGDSADGAAAAPYLSLAPIGGAPFSLDASLDTVGVVDGDLLALQPVPTGPAAPGIVEDIADAAMIFSASRRNPWGVKQIQRGALVAVIAVTLLATGLSVAHRVATGALAGLVAVSALAAVVAITGLLSTGRSPRTGVALSITALVPIAAALALAVPGRFGAAQVLLAAAGVAAWSLIALIVPSTERERAVGFFTASAVVGLAVALAAGAEMLWRLPILTLGCGLIVAALLITIQAAQLSALWARFPLPVIPAPGDPTPSAPSLRVLEDLPRRVRISDAHQNGFIAAAVLLGVLGSVAIALRPETLSIAGWYVVAAASAAAALRARVWDSAACKAWLLAQPFLVAGALLVFYAATGRFVGAFAAVLVLTVLVLAWVVVALNPSIASPDSYSLPLRRLVGFVAAGLDASLIPVMAFLVGLFAWVLNR; this is encoded by the coding sequence ATGCCGATCGTCCGCGTCGCCATTCTCGCGGACAGCCGGTTGACGGAGATGGCATTGCCCACCGAGTTGCCGCTGCGCGAAATCCTGCCGGCGGTACAGCGTCTGGTGGTTCCCACGGCCGGCAACGGTGACAGCGCCGACGGCGCCGCAGCCGCCCCCTACCTGAGCCTGGCCCCGATCGGTGGAGCACCGTTCAGTCTGGATGCGAGCCTGGACACCGTCGGAGTCGTCGACGGGGATCTGCTTGCCCTGCAGCCGGTGCCGACGGGCCCCGCCGCCCCGGGAATCGTCGAAGACATCGCCGACGCCGCCATGATCTTCTCGGCCTCGCGGCGTAACCCCTGGGGCGTCAAGCAGATTCAGCGCGGCGCGCTGGTCGCGGTGATCGCTGTGACGCTGCTGGCCACCGGCTTGTCGGTGGCTCACCGGGTCGCCACCGGCGCGCTCGCCGGTTTGGTCGCGGTCAGCGCGCTCGCGGCTGTCGTCGCGATCACCGGCTTGCTGAGCACCGGCCGTTCCCCGCGCACGGGCGTCGCGTTGTCGATTACGGCGCTGGTGCCGATCGCGGCGGCGCTGGCGCTGGCGGTGCCCGGCAGGTTCGGAGCGGCGCAGGTGTTGTTGGCCGCTGCCGGTGTCGCCGCATGGTCGCTGATCGCCCTGATCGTCCCCAGCACCGAACGAGAGCGCGCGGTCGGCTTTTTCACCGCCTCGGCGGTGGTCGGCCTTGCCGTCGCATTGGCGGCCGGGGCCGAAATGCTCTGGCGGCTGCCGATACTGACTCTTGGTTGCGGTCTGATCGTCGCGGCGCTGTTGATCACGATCCAGGCGGCTCAGCTTTCCGCGCTGTGGGCGCGGTTCCCGCTGCCGGTGATTCCGGCGCCCGGGGATCCCACGCCGTCGGCGCCGTCGTTGCGTGTGCTGGAGGACCTGCCACGCCGGGTGCGGATCAGCGACGCCCACCAGAACGGTTTCATCGCCGCCGCCGTCCTGCTCGGCGTCCTGGGCTCGGTGGCGATCGCGCTGCGGCCCGAAACGCTGAGCATCGCGGGCTGGTATGTGGTGGCGGCGGCTTCGGCGGCGGCCGCGCTGCGGGCGCGGGTATGGGATTCGGCCGCGTGCAAGGCGTGGCTGTTGGCCCAGCCGTTCCTGGTGGCCGGCGCGTTGTTGGTGTTCTATGCCGCGACCGGACGTTTCGTCGGCGCCTTCGCCGCGGTGCTGGTGCTGACGGTGCTCGTGCTGGCCTGGGTCGTGGTGGCACTGAACCCGTCGATCGCCTCGCCGGACAGCTACTCACTGCCGCTGCGCCGGTTGGTGGGTTTCGTCGCGGCCGGCCTCGACGCGTCCCTGATCCCGGTCATGGCGTTTCTGGTCGGTCTGTTCGCCTGGGTGCTCAATCGATGA
- the mycP gene encoding type VII secretion-associated serine protease mycosin, with amino-acid sequence MQGPVIAVAPPALAVSPPVVDAAAQPPSGSPGPVQTMEQRGPCSVSGVIPGSDPGTPTPSQTLLNLPAAWQFSRGEGQLVAIIDTGVRPGPRLNNVDAGGDFVESTDGLTDCDGHGTLVAGIVAGQPGDDGFSGVAPAARLLSLRVTSAKFSPRTPGGDPTLARAAIDIEALARAIVHAADRGARVINISAITCLPADRTVDQAALGAAIKYAAVDKDVVIVAAAGNSGPTGSVAGGTSCDSNPLTDLSRPSDPRNWAGVTSVSVPSWWQPYVLSAASVSSDGRPSKFTMAGPWVGIAAPGENIASVSNADGGGLANGLPDDHQQLIPLSGTSYAAGYVSGVAALVRAKYPDLPAAEVVRRLTATAQNGPRDPSNVVGAGTLDAVAALTWQLSPAAGGAPAPASVKPVAVPPSAAPEDTTPRNVALAGAGVLTLLVIITAATVAVVRRRKESTP; translated from the coding sequence ATGCAGGGCCCGGTGATCGCGGTGGCGCCGCCGGCGCTGGCCGTCAGCCCGCCGGTGGTGGACGCTGCGGCGCAACCGCCGAGCGGGTCGCCGGGGCCGGTGCAGACAATGGAGCAGCGCGGCCCGTGCAGCGTCTCCGGCGTCATCCCGGGCAGCGACCCGGGCACGCCGACACCCAGCCAGACCCTGCTGAATCTCCCTGCGGCATGGCAGTTCTCCCGTGGTGAGGGCCAGCTGGTGGCCATCATCGACACCGGCGTGCGCCCGGGCCCGCGGCTGAACAATGTGGATGCCGGCGGCGACTTCGTGGAGTCCACCGACGGCCTGACCGATTGCGACGGGCACGGCACGCTCGTCGCCGGCATCGTCGCAGGCCAGCCCGGAGACGACGGGTTCTCCGGTGTGGCGCCGGCGGCACGGCTGCTGTCGCTGCGGGTGACGTCGGCCAAGTTCTCCCCGCGCACCCCGGGCGGTGACCCGACGCTGGCGCGGGCGGCCATCGACATCGAGGCGCTGGCCCGCGCCATTGTGCACGCGGCCGATCGCGGCGCCCGGGTCATCAACATCTCCGCGATCACCTGCCTGCCGGCCGACCGCACCGTGGACCAGGCCGCGCTGGGAGCGGCGATCAAGTATGCGGCGGTGGACAAGGACGTCGTGATCGTGGCCGCCGCGGGCAACAGCGGCCCGACCGGATCGGTCGCCGGCGGCACATCGTGCGACTCCAACCCGCTCACCGACCTGAGCCGCCCCAGCGATCCGCGCAACTGGGCCGGCGTCACGTCGGTCTCCGTCCCGTCGTGGTGGCAGCCCTACGTGCTGTCGGCGGCCTCCGTCTCATCTGACGGCCGCCCCTCGAAGTTCACTATGGCCGGTCCGTGGGTCGGCATCGCCGCGCCGGGGGAGAACATCGCCTCGGTGAGCAACGCCGATGGCGGCGGTCTGGCCAACGGCCTGCCCGACGACCACCAGCAACTGATCCCACTCAGCGGCACCAGCTACGCGGCCGGTTATGTGTCCGGCGTCGCGGCGCTGGTCCGCGCCAAGTACCCGGACCTGCCGGCCGCCGAGGTGGTGCGCCGCCTCACCGCGACCGCGCAGAACGGTCCGCGGGATCCGTCCAACGTCGTCGGGGCCGGCACCCTGGATGCGGTAGCGGCGCTGACCTGGCAACTGTCACCGGCTGCCGGCGGGGCACCGGCCCCGGCATCGGTCAAGCCGGTCGCCGTGCCGCCGTCCGCGGCGCCCGAGGACACCACACCGCGCAACGTCGCACTCGCCGGAGCCGGCGTGCTGACGTTGCTCGTCATCATCACCGCAGCGACGGTGGCGGTAGTGCGCCGCCGGAAGGAGTCCACTCCGTGA